CTGGTCCGCCGCAACCTGCACTCCCAGGCGCTGCACCCGTCCCGCGTCAGGCTCTTGGTGCCGGTCAGGCAGCGCGTGTGCGACGCGCTCGTTGGCTCGCTGCGCCGCGATCGCGATGCAGCGTCCCAGGGCATTGTTACGGTGAGGCCGTTGATGGCGCGCTGTTTGTTCGATCTGCTCACGAGCATGACATTCGGCGTCACGCTTGGCCAAGAGGCGCTGGACGAGATGCAACAGATGCAGCTCCAGATTTCCGACGGCATCAGCAGGTTCCCCGTCTTATCCATCTTCCAGCCCATCACCAAGAGGCTACTGCGGAAGGAGTGGGCGCTGAACGTGGCGCTACGGGAGAGGCAGAAGGCGCTGATGCTGCCGCTGATCCACGCGCGCCGCGGCCACGATGGCGCTCAATGCTACGCcgactccctcctcgagctgcgtgTGGCAGAAGAAGGCGGTCGCCCGCTCACGGACGACGAGATGGTAAGCCTCTGCTCCGAGTTCATGATTGCCTCAACCGACACTTCAGTGGCCTTGCTGGAGTGGATCATGGCGGACCTCGTAAACCACCCCGACGTCCAAGCCAAGTTGTACGAGGAGGTGAGGGGCAAGCCTGAGCTCAGCGAGGAGGAGCTGAGCGGGATGCCATACCTCAAAGCCATCGTGCTGGAGGCGCTGCGGCTGCACCCTACGGCACACTTAGTCTTCCCGCACGGCGTGCAGAGCGACACAGAGATTGGTGGATACATGGTGCCCAAGGGCGTCGACATCAACTTCTTGGTGTCCGACTTTGGGCTTGACGAGACCGTGTGGCCGGCGGCGCGGGAGTTCCGGCCTGAGCGGTTCTTG
The nucleotide sequence above comes from Triticum dicoccoides isolate Atlit2015 ecotype Zavitan unplaced genomic scaffold, WEW_v2.0 scaffold4248, whole genome shotgun sequence. Encoded proteins:
- the LOC119346518 gene encoding cytochrome P450 89A2-like, with the protein product MDELTILLCIALSIPLIIFFMLKRHGGRQKLPPGPPALLFIAKLLLMLKSPIYHLGPVLRSLHARYGPIVSVCLGRTFVFVADRHLTHSALVKGGGNFDTRPPPSKLFTLFLGGSMSASPLGPYFRLVRRNLHSQALHPSRVRLLVPVRQRVCDALVGSLRRDRDAASQGIVTVRPLMARCLFDLLTSMTFGVTLGQEALDEMQQMQLQISDGISRFPVLSIFQPITKRLLRKEWALNVALRERQKALMLPLIHARRGHDGAQCYADSLLELRVAEEGGRPLTDDEMVSLCSEFMIASTDTSVALLEWIMADLVNHPDVQAKLYEEVRGKPELSEEELSGMPYLKAIVLEALRLHPTAHLVFPHGVQSDTEIGGYMVPKGVDINFLVSDFGLDETVWPAAREFRPERFLHDHGVDITCTKEIK